A section of the Asticcacaulis sp. EMRT-3 genome encodes:
- a CDS encoding LemA family protein, with translation MKFTRIIGFIAALSLVTGLAGCGVNAIPTKEENAKAKWSQVENEYKRRADLVPQLVATVKGAAANERGILTDVINARASATKVSVDASTLTDPQQFQKFQQAQDGLSSALGRLMVIQERYPDLKSNEGFVTLQSQLEGNENRIAIARKDYNDAAQDFNTTLRTFPSIIWAKTVYSGSKPMQYFTAPAADANAPTVDFSTAGTATASQ, from the coding sequence ATGAAATTCACGCGCATCATCGGTTTTATCGCGGCCTTGAGCCTTGTCACTGGCCTGGCGGGTTGCGGCGTCAACGCCATCCCCACCAAGGAAGAAAACGCCAAGGCCAAATGGTCGCAGGTGGAAAACGAATATAAGCGCCGCGCCGATCTGGTGCCGCAACTGGTGGCCACCGTGAAGGGCGCTGCCGCCAATGAGCGCGGTATCCTGACCGATGTGATCAATGCGCGCGCCTCGGCCACCAAGGTCAGCGTCGATGCCTCAACCCTGACCGATCCGCAGCAGTTCCAGAAGTTCCAGCAGGCGCAGGATGGTCTGTCCTCGGCGCTCGGCCGTCTGATGGTCATTCAGGAGCGCTACCCCGATCTGAAATCGAACGAGGGCTTCGTCACCCTGCAAAGCCAGCTTGAAGGCAATGAAAACCGCATCGCGATCGCCCGCAAAGATTATAACGACGCGGCGCAGGATTTTAACACCACCTTGCGCACCTTCCCGTCGATCATCTGGGCCAAGACCGTCTATTCTGGCTCGAAACCGATGCAGTATTTCACCGCACCGGCGGCTGACGCCAATGCCCCGACGGTCGATTTCTCGACGGCGGGCACCGCGACCGCTTCGCAATAA